One segment of Niveibacterium microcysteis DNA contains the following:
- the fabF gene encoding beta-ketoacyl-ACP synthase II — MGGRRVVITGLGIISPVGNSISEAWDNILNGRSGITRITRFDASTLPVQIAGEVKNFDVTAYVSGKEARRYDKFIHYGLAAAIDALKDAGLGEHPDNAERIGVCIGSGIGGLPMIEDTHNATLEGGARKISPFFVPGSIINMISGLLSIQYGFKGPNFATVSACATGNHAIGEAQRLIEYGDADIMVAGGAEGTVSFLGMGGFCAARALSCRNDDPTAASRPWDAGRDGFVLGEGAGVLVLEEYEHAKARGAKIYAELAGYGMSADANHITAPCEDGEGASRSMRNALRNAKTELDEIDYVNAHGTSTPLGDLAETTAVKRCFGEHAYKLSVSSTKSMTGHLLGAAGGIEAVFTTLAIRDQVAPPTINLETPSEGCDLDYVPKQARPMTIRAAMSNSFGFGGTNSTLIFRRV, encoded by the coding sequence TTGGGCGGTCGTAGAGTCGTCATCACCGGTCTCGGTATCATCAGTCCGGTCGGTAATTCCATCTCCGAAGCCTGGGACAACATCCTTAATGGGCGTTCCGGCATCACCCGCATCACTCGTTTCGATGCGTCGACCTTACCGGTGCAGATTGCCGGCGAGGTCAAGAACTTTGACGTGACGGCGTACGTTTCCGGTAAGGAAGCGCGCCGTTACGACAAGTTCATCCACTACGGCCTGGCCGCGGCAATCGACGCGCTCAAGGACGCAGGGCTCGGGGAGCATCCAGACAACGCAGAGCGTATCGGCGTGTGCATCGGTTCGGGCATCGGCGGTCTGCCGATGATAGAAGACACGCACAACGCAACGCTGGAGGGCGGCGCGCGCAAGATCTCGCCGTTCTTTGTGCCGGGTTCGATCATCAACATGATCTCCGGGCTGCTGTCGATTCAGTACGGCTTCAAGGGGCCGAACTTCGCCACCGTGAGTGCCTGCGCGACAGGTAATCACGCAATTGGTGAGGCTCAGCGCCTGATCGAGTACGGCGATGCGGACATCATGGTTGCCGGCGGAGCCGAAGGGACCGTTTCCTTCCTTGGTATGGGTGGCTTCTGTGCTGCGCGTGCCTTGTCGTGCCGCAACGATGACCCAACCGCGGCGAGCCGCCCTTGGGATGCTGGTCGCGATGGTTTCGTGCTCGGCGAAGGCGCCGGTGTTCTGGTGCTCGAAGAGTACGAGCATGCCAAGGCTCGCGGCGCAAAGATCTACGCCGAGCTGGCCGGTTACGGCATGAGTGCGGATGCGAACCACATCACTGCGCCTTGCGAGGACGGTGAAGGCGCCTCGCGCAGCATGCGCAATGCCTTGCGTAACGCCAAGACGGAGCTCGACGAAATCGACTACGTCAATGCACATGGCACATCCACGCCGCTCGGCGACTTGGCCGAGACGACGGCAGTGAAGCGCTGCTTCGGTGAGCATGCCTACAAGCTCTCGGTTAGCTCGACCAAGTCGATGACGGGTCATCTGCTGGGTGCTGCCGGGGGTATCGAGGCGGTATTTACCACGCTCGCAATTCGCGACCAGGTGGCGCCACCGACCATCAACCTCGAGACGCCAAGCGAAGGCTGTGACCTCGACTATGTGCCGAAGCAGGCACGGCCGATGACTATTCGCGCAGCGATGTCTAACTCGTTCGGTTTTGGTGGCACAAACTCAACGCTGATCTTCCGTCGCGTTTAG
- the acpP gene encoding acyl carrier protein has translation MENIEQRVKKIVAEQLGVNEADIKNESSFVDDLGADSLDTVELVMALEEEFECEIPDEEAEKITSVQQAIDYVVANKK, from the coding sequence ATGGAGAACATCGAACAACGCGTCAAGAAGATCGTTGCCGAACAACTCGGCGTCAACGAGGCTGACATCAAGAACGAGTCTTCCTTCGTGGACGATCTGGGCGCTGACTCGCTGGACACCGTTGAACTGGTCATGGCCCTCGAAGAAGAGTTCGAGTGCGAGATTCCGGACGAAGAAGCCGAGAAGATCACCAGCGTTCAGCAGGCAATCGACTACGTCGTTGCCAACAAGAAGTAG
- the fabG gene encoding 3-oxoacyl-ACP reductase FabG, translated as MMALEGQIALVTGASRGIGRATALELGRQGAVVIGTATSDSGAEAISAALAEAGIKGTGLRLNVTDAADCEAALARIEKEFGAVSVLVNNAGITRDNIAMRMKDDEWDAVIDTNLKAVFRMSKLVMRAMMKARYGRIVNITSVVGSSGNAGQANYAAAKAGVAGMTRALARELGSRNITVNCVAPGFIDTDMTRALGDEQRDALLGQIALGRLGRPEEIAAAVAFLASPAASYVSGVTLHANGGMYMS; from the coding sequence ATGATGGCACTTGAAGGGCAAATTGCGCTGGTAACCGGCGCGAGTCGCGGCATCGGGCGTGCGACTGCGCTTGAGCTTGGGCGCCAAGGTGCGGTCGTCATTGGTACTGCGACGTCGGATTCCGGGGCCGAAGCGATCTCGGCGGCCCTCGCCGAGGCCGGTATCAAGGGTACCGGCTTGCGCCTGAATGTTACCGATGCCGCGGATTGCGAAGCTGCGCTGGCTCGGATCGAGAAGGAGTTCGGTGCGGTGTCGGTGTTGGTGAATAACGCCGGCATCACGCGCGACAACATCGCGATGCGGATGAAGGACGACGAGTGGGATGCGGTGATCGACACCAATCTCAAGGCCGTTTTCCGTATGTCCAAACTTGTCATGCGCGCGATGATGAAGGCGCGCTATGGCCGCATCGTCAACATCACCTCGGTGGTTGGGTCCTCCGGTAATGCCGGGCAGGCGAATTACGCGGCCGCAAAGGCGGGCGTTGCCGGCATGACGCGTGCCCTGGCGCGTGAGCTTGGGAGCCGGAACATCACCGTGAACTGTGTTGCGCCGGGTTTCATTGATACCGACATGACGCGCGCGCTTGGGGATGAGCAGCGCGACGCCCTGCTTGGTCAGATTGCCCTTGGGCGACTCGGGCGTCCTGAAGAGATTGCCGCTGCGGTGGCGTTCTTGGCCTCTCCCGCAGCCAGCTATGTTTCCGGCGTTACGCTGCACGCGAACGGCGGAATGTACATGTCATAA
- the fabD gene encoding ACP S-malonyltransferase, which produces MSFAFVFPGQGSQSVGMMAAYGESEVIRATFAEASAALGEDLWAMAAEGPAERLSLTVNTQPLMLTAGVAVWRAWRAAGGATPTVVAGHSLGEYSALVAAGALELADAVRLVRLRAQAMQDAVPAGTGGMAAILGLSPELVAEACAEAAQGEEVAAANLNDPGQIVIAGHAGAVARACEAAKARGAKRALPLPVSAPFHSALMRPAAERLALALQTVDVRTPAIRVVNNVDVAIESDPVRIKDALVRQAYSPVRWIETVQALAAHGVTQVVECGPGKVLMGLVKRCGAGPEALAISDADTLAKILEVTKGAAA; this is translated from the coding sequence ATGAGTTTTGCTTTTGTCTTTCCCGGCCAGGGGTCGCAGTCGGTCGGCATGATGGCGGCGTATGGCGAGTCCGAAGTGATTCGCGCGACGTTTGCCGAAGCGTCCGCCGCGCTTGGTGAGGACCTCTGGGCGATGGCTGCCGAAGGCCCAGCCGAGCGGCTGTCGCTGACGGTCAATACGCAGCCGCTGATGTTGACCGCCGGCGTCGCAGTCTGGCGCGCATGGCGTGCCGCGGGTGGCGCGACGCCGACTGTCGTCGCGGGTCACAGTCTTGGCGAGTATTCCGCCCTGGTCGCGGCAGGCGCACTTGAGCTTGCGGATGCGGTGCGTCTGGTGCGTTTGCGCGCACAGGCCATGCAGGATGCTGTGCCGGCCGGTACGGGCGGTATGGCGGCGATTCTCGGGTTGTCGCCGGAATTGGTGGCTGAAGCCTGCGCCGAGGCTGCGCAAGGCGAAGAGGTTGCCGCGGCTAACCTCAACGACCCGGGGCAAATTGTGATCGCCGGCCATGCTGGCGCGGTTGCGCGAGCCTGCGAGGCTGCCAAGGCGCGAGGCGCGAAGCGTGCGTTGCCGCTTCCGGTCAGCGCCCCTTTTCATAGTGCCCTGATGCGTCCTGCTGCTGAGCGTCTTGCGCTGGCGTTGCAGACGGTCGACGTTCGCACGCCTGCAATCCGCGTCGTCAACAATGTCGACGTCGCAATCGAGTCGGATCCGGTTCGCATCAAGGATGCGCTGGTGCGCCAGGCTTACTCTCCGGTTCGCTGGATCGAGACGGTGCAGGCCCTGGCCGCCCATGGTGTCACACAAGTCGTCGAATGCGGCCCCGGCAAGGTGCTGATGGGGCTGGTGAAGCGCTGTGGCGCGGGTCCGGAGGCACTTGCAATCTCGGATGCGGACACACTGGCAAAGATTCTCGAAGTGACCAAAGGGGCTGCAGCATGA